The following proteins are co-located in the Spirosoma montaniterrae genome:
- a CDS encoding pyruvate dehydrogenase complex E1 component subunit beta, producing MREIQFREALREAMSEEMRRDPLVYLMGEEVAEYNGAYKVSQGMLDEFGPERVVDTPIAELGFAGIGVGSAINGLRPIIEFMTFNFSLVAIDQIINSAAKIMSMSGGQYSCPIVFRGPTGNAGMLSSQHSQNFENWFANTPGLKVVVPSNPYDAKGLLKSSIRDNDPVIFMESELMYGDKGQVPEEEYLIPIGQANIVREGNDVTIVSFGKIMKVALAAADELAKNGVHAEVIDLRTVRPIDYATILSSVKKTNRCVIVEEAWPLAAISSELTYNIQRNAFDYLDAPVVRVNSMDLPLPYAPTLIEAILPNVKRTLQAVDTVMYKK from the coding sequence ATGAGAGAAATACAGTTCCGCGAAGCCCTGCGCGAGGCCATGTCAGAAGAAATGCGCCGTGACCCGCTCGTTTACCTGATGGGCGAAGAAGTTGCCGAATACAATGGTGCCTATAAAGTGAGTCAGGGTATGCTCGATGAATTCGGGCCGGAACGCGTGGTCGATACGCCCATTGCCGAGCTTGGCTTTGCAGGGATCGGCGTCGGCTCGGCAATAAACGGTCTGCGGCCTATTATCGAGTTTATGACGTTTAACTTCTCGCTTGTAGCTATAGACCAGATTATCAACTCGGCAGCCAAAATCATGAGCATGTCGGGCGGGCAGTATTCGTGCCCTATCGTGTTTCGCGGCCCAACCGGCAACGCGGGTATGCTATCGAGTCAGCACTCGCAGAATTTTGAAAACTGGTTTGCCAACACGCCCGGCCTGAAAGTGGTAGTGCCGTCGAATCCTTACGACGCCAAAGGGTTGCTGAAAAGTAGCATCCGCGATAACGACCCGGTTATTTTTATGGAATCGGAGTTGATGTACGGCGACAAAGGGCAGGTGCCGGAAGAAGAGTACCTGATACCGATTGGTCAGGCCAATATTGTGCGCGAAGGCAACGACGTTACGATTGTGTCATTCGGCAAAATCATGAAAGTGGCCCTCGCTGCTGCCGACGAACTGGCGAAAAATGGTGTTCACGCCGAAGTAATCGATCTGCGTACGGTGCGCCCCATCGACTATGCTACTATTCTTAGCTCGGTGAAAAAAACCAACCGCTGCGTTATCGTAGAAGAAGCCTGGCCGCTGGCGGCTATCTCGTCGGAGTTGACCTACAACATTCAGCGCAACGCCTTCGATTATTTAGACGCGCCGGTAGTGCGGGTCAATAGCATGGATTTGCCGCTGCCTTATGCCCCCACGCTCATCGAAGCTATTTTACCAAATGTGAAGCGTACCTTGCAGGCCGTTGACACGGTGATGTATAAAAAATAA
- the rpsJ gene encoding 30S ribosomal protein S10 translates to MSQKIRIKLKSFDHMLVDKSAEKIVKAVKSTGAVVSGPIPLPTDKEIYTVLRSPHVNKKAREQFQLCTYKRLVDIYSSSAKTVDALMKLELPSGVDVEIKV, encoded by the coding sequence ATGAGCCAGAAAATTCGCATTAAGCTGAAATCCTTCGACCATATGCTGGTCGATAAGTCGGCGGAGAAAATCGTAAAAGCAGTTAAATCAACGGGTGCTGTCGTAAGCGGCCCCATCCCCCTGCCAACCGATAAAGAAATTTACACCGTGCTGCGGTCGCCCCACGTTAACAAAAAAGCGCGGGAGCAATTCCAGCTTTGTACCTACAAGCGGCTGGTTGACATCTATAGCAGCAGCGCGAAAACCGTTGATGCCCTGATGAAGCTTGAACTGCCCAGCGGTGTTGACGTAGAAATCAAGGTATAA
- a CDS encoding ATP-binding protein: MRDALVKVTWADNRLIGIKGARGVGKTTLVLQYLKLSGFALEQALYVSLDDLYFSMNRLYDLGASFTRQGGLVLVLDEVHRYANWSQEIKNLYDDFPDLRIIFTGSSIIHLERGKGDLSRRAVMYQLPGLSFREFLRIQQLVAWSPVSLTDLLERHTQIAADLTASFKPLAHWADYLKHGYYPYFLENKEVYSQKLTETIALSLEIDLPSVYGISYATVDKLKQLLVVLAESVPLKPNISKLSEQLHTTRGLVVEYMHYLEELGILLLLHRDSFGVTRLQKPEKVYLSHPNVHYALHQSQPNKGTIRESFLLSQIHLGHQVEYTEDGDFKIDRQITIEVGGASKNRRQLTNIEQAYVAANDIEVGYGRKIPLWLFGLLY; this comes from the coding sequence ATGCGGGATGCTCTTGTGAAAGTCACATGGGCTGACAATCGGCTTATTGGTATAAAAGGTGCGCGGGGCGTTGGCAAAACCACCCTTGTTCTGCAATATCTTAAGCTTAGTGGCTTTGCGTTGGAGCAAGCACTGTATGTAAGCTTGGATGACTTATATTTCAGCATGAACCGATTGTATGACCTGGGAGCCAGCTTCACACGGCAGGGTGGGTTGGTTCTGGTGCTGGATGAAGTACATCGTTACGCCAACTGGTCGCAGGAGATAAAAAACTTATACGATGACTTTCCTGACCTACGCATCATCTTCACAGGTTCATCGATCATACACCTCGAACGTGGCAAGGGCGACCTGAGTCGGCGGGCCGTCATGTATCAACTACCGGGGTTATCGTTTAGAGAGTTTTTGCGGATTCAACAACTGGTTGCGTGGTCCCCAGTCAGCCTGACAGACCTGCTGGAGCGGCATACACAAATAGCCGCCGACCTGACAGCTTCGTTTAAGCCACTGGCTCATTGGGCTGATTATCTAAAGCACGGCTACTACCCTTATTTTCTCGAAAACAAGGAAGTTTACAGTCAGAAACTGACCGAGACTATCGCGCTTAGTCTCGAAATCGATTTACCGTCGGTTTATGGCATTAGCTATGCCACGGTCGACAAACTTAAGCAGCTATTGGTCGTATTGGCTGAGAGCGTACCACTTAAACCCAATATCAGCAAGCTCAGTGAGCAACTGCATACCACGCGAGGGCTGGTGGTTGAGTATATGCATTACCTCGAAGAACTGGGTATATTGCTGTTGTTACACCGAGACAGTTTTGGCGTTACCCGTTTGCAGAAACCAGAAAAAGTGTATTTGAGCCATCCAAACGTACACTATGCATTGCATCAAAGCCAACCCAATAAAGGAACCATCCGGGAAAGCTTTTTATTAAGTCAAATCCACCTTGGTCATCAGGTCGAATACACAGAAGACGGCGATTTTAAGATTGACCGGCAGATAACCATTGAGGTAGGTGGAGCCAGTAAAAACCGACGTCAGCTTACGAACATTGAACAGGCTTATGTTGCCGCCAATGACATAGAGGTGGGCTACGGACGCAAAATTCCGCTGTGGTTGTTTGGGCTGCTTTACTAA
- the mutL gene encoding DNA mismatch repair endonuclease MutL: MLNVIQLLPDSIANQIAAGEVVQRPASVVKELLENSVDAKAKSIQVIIREAGRNLIQIVDDGVGMTETDARMSFERHATSKIRTSDDLFRIRTMGFRGEALASIAAVSQVEMRTRRAEDELGTLIRIEGSDIKAQESISCLPGTNLLIKNLFFNVPARRNFLKSNSVEMRHVLDEFQRVALANPEVAFSLFHNDQEIYNLPAGKLSRRIIDMFGKSYREQLNQCEETTPYVTVRGYIGKPESARKTRNEQYFFVNNRYVKHNYLHHAVIGAYEGTLPEGSHPFYVLFIDIDPSHIDINIHPTKTEIKFDDERSVYAIMMAAVRKAVGVYNLSPSLDFESDVNFLAGGRSAALQPTPITPSWASGGASSATPVSERSSGRTDSLDRAAGRSFDLPRRDAPPKPSVNNWQALYEGVATPKTADTPETSHEGDWLGPGRSNVPMAETAANGGEAITLGSRANQLQLMVEPTDAGGVEGEAILQIQNRYLLAPVRAGMAVIDQRRAYERVLYDQFQAALTKGSGASQQLLFPKTVTLSAVDFQLALDLRQDLTKLGFEFDELGQNTFIIRGVPTLMTGESEEELFANLLAQLRVDTGRLKLDRAESLARSLGKRASARHTTRLSAIERKALVDQLFASTNPSYTPTGEPVIVILSLDKIAGLFR; the protein is encoded by the coding sequence ATGTTAAATGTTATTCAGCTACTCCCCGATTCTATTGCCAACCAGATCGCAGCCGGCGAGGTAGTGCAGCGGCCCGCGTCGGTGGTAAAGGAGTTGCTCGAAAACTCGGTCGACGCGAAGGCTAAATCGATACAGGTAATTATTCGGGAAGCGGGGCGCAATCTAATCCAGATTGTAGACGACGGCGTAGGTATGACCGAAACCGACGCCCGCATGAGTTTTGAACGACACGCCACCTCGAAAATTCGTACTTCAGACGATCTGTTCCGAATCCGCACAATGGGCTTTCGGGGCGAAGCTCTGGCGTCGATTGCTGCCGTGTCGCAGGTAGAAATGCGCACGCGCCGGGCCGAAGATGAGCTCGGTACGTTGATTCGGATCGAAGGCTCCGACATTAAAGCGCAGGAATCTATATCGTGTTTACCCGGCACGAATCTGCTCATTAAAAACCTGTTTTTCAATGTACCAGCCCGGCGTAACTTCCTGAAATCGAACTCGGTCGAAATGCGGCACGTGCTCGATGAGTTTCAGCGCGTGGCTCTGGCAAATCCCGAAGTGGCCTTTTCACTGTTTCATAACGACCAGGAAATTTATAACCTGCCTGCCGGGAAACTCAGCCGCCGAATTATCGACATGTTTGGCAAGAGTTACCGCGAGCAGTTGAATCAGTGCGAAGAAACGACACCCTACGTAACCGTGCGCGGTTATATTGGCAAGCCCGAATCGGCCAGGAAAACGCGTAACGAACAGTATTTCTTCGTTAACAACCGCTACGTCAAGCATAATTACCTGCACCATGCCGTAATTGGAGCCTACGAAGGCACGTTGCCCGAAGGGAGCCATCCGTTCTATGTGCTGTTTATTGACATTGACCCGTCGCACATCGACATCAACATTCACCCGACCAAGACAGAAATCAAGTTCGACGACGAGCGATCCGTATATGCCATTATGATGGCCGCCGTTCGGAAAGCAGTAGGCGTGTATAACCTCTCCCCGTCGCTCGATTTCGAGTCTGACGTAAACTTTCTGGCGGGCGGTCGGTCGGCGGCACTTCAGCCTACGCCTATTACGCCGTCATGGGCATCGGGCGGGGCTTCGTCGGCTACTCCCGTTAGCGAACGCAGCTCAGGCCGTACCGACTCGCTCGACCGGGCAGCGGGCCGCAGTTTCGATCTACCCCGGCGCGACGCTCCGCCAAAGCCGAGCGTGAATAACTGGCAGGCGTTGTATGAGGGCGTGGCAACCCCCAAGACGGCAGACACCCCCGAAACGTCGCACGAAGGAGATTGGTTAGGGCCGGGCAGGTCTAACGTGCCAATGGCAGAGACAGCCGCCAACGGGGGCGAGGCCATCACACTCGGCAGTCGGGCCAATCAGTTACAGCTTATGGTGGAGCCAACGGATGCTGGTGGTGTCGAAGGCGAAGCTATTTTGCAGATACAGAATCGCTATTTACTGGCACCGGTGCGGGCAGGTATGGCTGTGATAGACCAACGCCGGGCCTACGAACGGGTTTTGTACGATCAGTTTCAGGCAGCTTTGACGAAAGGCAGCGGAGCCTCGCAGCAACTCTTATTTCCGAAAACCGTGACGCTGTCGGCAGTTGATTTTCAGTTAGCTCTCGACCTGCGCCAGGACCTGACGAAACTGGGGTTTGAGTTCGATGAGTTGGGCCAGAACACCTTTATTATTCGGGGAGTGCCAACGCTGATGACGGGCGAGAGTGAGGAAGAGCTGTTTGCCAACCTCCTGGCACAACTCCGGGTCGACACTGGGCGACTAAAATTAGACCGGGCCGAATCGCTGGCACGGTCGCTGGGGAAGCGGGCATCAGCGCGGCACACAACGCGGCTCAGTGCCATAGAGCGAAAAGCATTGGTCGATCAGTTGTTTGCCTCGACCAACCCAAGCTATACGCCAACGGGCGAACCAGTGATAGTAATTTTATCGTTGGATAAAATTGCGGGACTTTTTCGCTGA
- a CDS encoding rhomboid family intramembrane serine protease translates to MFALTPVVRALLLLNVVAFIFTNDQVIEQFGLHSFLSDLFNPIQLLTHMFLHGGFGHIFSNMLGLIVFGPMLEQFWGAQRFTFFYFFTGIGAALLFSGINYYEMRDVYEAVQAYRANPTPDAFIGFFTQHANSLYDRVTDFINQYEAQPNSQRLVDGSVQIINRYYLNQVDQPMVGASGAIFGVIMGFGLLFPNTELFLLFPPIPIKAKYLVIFYGAYELYSGVYRAQSDNVAHFAHIGGMLFAFILVKYWGSQRKTFY, encoded by the coding sequence ATGTTTGCACTCACGCCGGTCGTTCGCGCTTTATTGCTACTCAACGTTGTCGCTTTTATTTTCACGAATGATCAGGTTATCGAACAGTTTGGCTTGCATTCGTTTCTGTCGGATTTGTTTAATCCGATTCAGTTGCTAACGCATATGTTTTTGCATGGCGGTTTCGGGCATATTTTCAGCAACATGCTGGGGCTGATTGTGTTCGGGCCAATGCTGGAGCAATTCTGGGGGGCGCAGCGGTTCACGTTCTTTTACTTTTTCACGGGTATTGGCGCAGCCCTGCTGTTTTCGGGAATCAATTATTATGAGATGCGCGACGTATATGAAGCCGTTCAGGCTTATCGGGCTAATCCAACACCCGATGCGTTTATCGGGTTCTTTACGCAACACGCCAATTCGCTCTACGACCGGGTAACCGATTTCATTAACCAATATGAAGCGCAACCCAATAGTCAGCGATTAGTCGACGGAAGCGTACAGATTATTAATCGGTACTATCTAAATCAGGTAGACCAACCAATGGTTGGGGCTTCTGGTGCGATTTTTGGGGTGATTATGGGGTTTGGCCTGCTGTTTCCAAACACTGAGTTATTTTTATTGTTTCCTCCTATACCGATTAAGGCGAAATACCTCGTTATCTTTTACGGGGCCTACGAGTTGTATTCGGGCGTATATAGAGCGCAATCAGATAACGTAGCCCATTTTGCCCACATTGGGGGCATGTTATTTGCATTCATATTGGTAAAATACTGGGGTTCACAACGGAAAACGTTTTATTAG
- a CDS encoding rhomboid family protein produces the protein MSGLFDDFRSEFSKPNNTLVQLILVNLVVFLVLLLTKVGLTIANESPMYYLVREQLMIPGGIGAFIQKPWTLFTYFFAHDEIFHILYNMLFLYWFGRLIDEYLGSRRLVGLYFMGGIAGGLLYLIMYNTVPYFQGQAEVARMLGASGAAFSVAVGAATLLPNYTFHLLFFGPVRIKYIVFFFIILSVAQSAGTNAGGNLAHLGGALMGFCYVKLLQNGTDLGRPIYWLADGWSNLLRPKPPVKVSYRQRSNASAQTASPFVSSGSSSTAASAPDQDEVDMILDKISRSGYESLTREEKQKLFRASQRN, from the coding sequence ATGAGCGGGTTGTTTGATGACTTTCGAAGCGAATTCAGCAAGCCCAACAACACGTTGGTGCAGTTGATATTAGTGAACCTGGTGGTGTTTCTGGTGCTGTTGCTCACCAAAGTGGGTCTGACAATCGCCAACGAATCGCCCATGTATTATCTGGTTCGGGAACAATTGATGATTCCGGGCGGTATTGGTGCGTTCATCCAAAAACCCTGGACGCTGTTTACTTATTTTTTCGCGCACGACGAAATTTTTCACATCCTCTACAATATGCTGTTTCTGTACTGGTTTGGTCGGCTGATCGACGAGTACTTAGGCAGTCGCCGACTGGTTGGGCTGTATTTTATGGGCGGCATTGCCGGTGGATTGCTTTACCTGATTATGTACAATACCGTGCCTTACTTTCAGGGGCAGGCCGAAGTAGCCCGAATGCTCGGCGCATCGGGAGCGGCTTTTTCGGTAGCGGTTGGAGCGGCTACACTCTTGCCTAATTATACCTTTCATCTGCTGTTTTTTGGCCCGGTTCGTATTAAATACATCGTTTTCTTCTTCATCATTTTATCGGTAGCGCAGTCGGCAGGCACCAACGCGGGTGGTAATCTCGCTCATTTAGGCGGAGCATTAATGGGCTTTTGCTATGTGAAACTACTGCAAAACGGCACCGACCTGGGTCGCCCCATTTACTGGCTGGCCGATGGCTGGTCGAACCTGCTTCGACCCAAGCCACCTGTTAAGGTTTCGTATCGGCAACGGAGCAATGCCAGTGCGCAAACTGCAAGCCCGTTTGTGTCGTCTGGAAGCTCGTCTACAGCCGCGTCTGCACCTGATCAGGATGAGGTGGATATGATTTTGGATAAAATTTCCCGGTCGGGCTATGAGAGCCTCACACGTGAAGAAAAACAAAAACTTTTCCGCGCCAGTCAGCGGAACTGA
- the dxs gene encoding 1-deoxy-D-xylulose-5-phosphate synthase yields the protein MLITPGNLLATVTTPADLRKLDKVQLPQLADELRQFIIDDVSVYGGHFGASLGVVELTVALHYVFNTPDDQLVWDVGHQAYGHKILTGRRDKFHTQRFYKGLSGFPKRKESEYDAFGVGHSSTSISAALGMAIASQLQGNTQRNHIAVIGDGAMTAGEAFEGMNHAGATDSNLLIVLNDNCMSIDPNVGALREYLTDITTSQTYNRVKDEIWNLLGKMDKLGKTAQELVSQVQSGIKSSLLEQSNLFESLNLRYFGPIDGHDIDHLVSVLEDLKHIPGPKLLHVLTVKGKGYAPAEKDQTKWHAPGLFDKVTGVIQKKVHDMPQPPKYQDVFGHTLVELAEQNPRIVGVTPAMPSGSSMNIMMKAMPKRAFDVGIAEQHAVTFSAGMATQGEVVFCNIYSTFMQRAYDQVIHDVCIQELPVIFCLDRAGFAGADGPTHHGAYDLAYMRCVPNMIVAAPMNEQELRNMMFTAQSDEIQQGKRAFTIRYPRGEGVMPNWRTPLEKQEIGKGRMIQDGEDVAILTIGHIGNYVTKASDMLAKEGIRPAHVDMRYVKPLDEELLHQIFSRFDRVLTVEDGCLMGGFGSAVLEFMAEHGYSARVKRLGIPDAVIEHGEQIELHRECGFDPNGIAEAVRELLYAGSRVTV from the coding sequence ATGCTAATCACCCCCGGCAACCTGCTGGCTACCGTTACTACGCCCGCCGATCTCCGTAAACTTGATAAAGTACAACTACCCCAATTAGCCGACGAACTTCGTCAGTTTATTATTGACGATGTGTCGGTATACGGCGGTCATTTTGGGGCAAGTCTCGGCGTTGTTGAGCTTACAGTCGCGCTTCACTACGTATTCAATACCCCTGACGATCAATTAGTTTGGGACGTGGGCCATCAGGCATACGGCCACAAAATACTGACCGGTCGGCGCGATAAATTTCACACACAACGCTTTTACAAAGGCTTGTCGGGTTTTCCGAAGCGTAAAGAGAGTGAATATGATGCGTTTGGCGTAGGCCATTCGTCAACGTCGATTTCAGCCGCTTTGGGTATGGCAATTGCGTCGCAGTTGCAGGGAAATACGCAGCGCAACCATATTGCTGTTATTGGCGATGGTGCCATGACGGCGGGGGAAGCGTTCGAGGGGATGAACCACGCCGGGGCCACCGATAGCAATCTGCTGATCGTACTTAACGACAACTGCATGAGCATTGACCCCAATGTGGGTGCTTTGCGCGAATACCTGACGGATATTACGACCTCGCAGACCTACAATCGGGTTAAAGACGAAATCTGGAACCTGCTGGGTAAAATGGATAAATTGGGCAAAACTGCCCAGGAATTAGTATCGCAGGTGCAGTCGGGAATTAAAAGTTCGCTGCTGGAACAGAGCAACCTGTTCGAGTCGCTGAACCTCCGCTATTTCGGCCCCATCGACGGACACGACATCGATCATTTGGTGAGCGTACTCGAAGATTTGAAGCATATTCCCGGCCCGAAATTACTGCACGTGCTGACGGTGAAAGGCAAGGGATATGCACCTGCCGAAAAAGATCAGACCAAATGGCACGCGCCCGGCTTGTTCGATAAGGTGACGGGGGTTATCCAGAAGAAAGTTCATGATATGCCCCAGCCGCCCAAATACCAGGATGTTTTTGGGCATACGCTGGTTGAACTGGCTGAGCAGAATCCGCGCATTGTGGGTGTTACACCTGCTATGCCGTCAGGATCGTCCATGAATATCATGATGAAGGCCATGCCGAAGCGGGCGTTCGATGTGGGCATTGCCGAACAGCACGCGGTAACGTTCTCGGCGGGCATGGCAACGCAGGGCGAAGTGGTATTCTGTAATATTTATTCAACCTTTATGCAACGGGCTTATGATCAGGTCATTCACGACGTTTGCATTCAGGAACTGCCCGTTATTTTCTGCCTCGACCGGGCCGGTTTCGCCGGAGCCGATGGGCCAACCCACCACGGAGCCTATGATCTGGCCTACATGCGTTGCGTACCGAATATGATTGTGGCCGCGCCAATGAATGAGCAGGAACTCAGAAATATGATGTTTACGGCTCAGTCGGATGAGATACAACAGGGCAAGCGGGCGTTTACCATTCGTTACCCGCGTGGCGAAGGGGTGATGCCCAACTGGCGCACTCCGCTCGAAAAGCAGGAAATTGGTAAAGGCCGCATGATTCAGGACGGCGAAGACGTAGCTATTCTGACCATCGGGCATATTGGAAACTATGTCACAAAGGCATCAGACATGCTGGCGAAAGAAGGTATCCGACCTGCTCATGTTGACATGCGTTATGTTAAACCCCTCGACGAAGAACTTTTACATCAGATTTTCAGCCGTTTTGATCGGGTGCTGACCGTAGAAGACGGTTGCCTGATGGGCGGCTTTGGCAGTGCCGTGCTGGAATTTATGGCCGAACACGGCTACTCGGCCCGTGTTAAACGCTTAGGTATTCCCGACGCCGTTATCGAACACGGCGAACAAATCGAACTCCACCGCGAATGTGGCTTCGACCCCAACGGTATTGCCGAAGCTGTGCGTGAGTTGCTCTACGCAGGTAGTCGGGTGACAGTATAA
- a CDS encoding aspartate kinase, with amino-acid sequence MKVFKFGGASVKDAAGVLNLAQIVRTQGQNAVVVVSAMGKTTNALEEVVRAYAAADLDAMHRHWEVVKQYHEQILADLGLGIGVIDDLLYDLDGYLKTPPQGTYNAIYDQIVSVGELLSTRVVGVCLAQVSLPVRWLDARQLVRTDATFREGRVDWAETALRITKAVTGEFVAVTQGFIGQTIDGRTTTLGREGSDYTAAIFAYCLNAKSVTIWKDVPGVLNADPKWFDDTVLLEKLTYQDAIELAYYGATVIHPKTIKPLQNKNIPLYVRSFLKPDAPGTVIGNFEGHLTMPSFIFKIDQVLISLHPNDFSFIAEDNLSRIFGRFAQAGVKINLMQNTAISFSVVVDQNADRVPALLEQLRQDFRVTYNENLELITIRYYDQSTIERVLIDKKLLLEQKSRYTVQLVVR; translated from the coding sequence ATGAAGGTTTTTAAGTTTGGCGGGGCATCGGTGAAAGATGCTGCCGGTGTGCTCAATTTGGCTCAAATTGTACGAACGCAAGGGCAGAACGCCGTAGTAGTGGTTTCGGCAATGGGTAAAACAACCAACGCGCTCGAAGAGGTAGTACGGGCGTATGCCGCAGCCGACTTAGATGCAATGCACCGGCATTGGGAAGTCGTTAAGCAGTACCATGAGCAGATTTTGGCTGATCTGGGCTTGGGCATTGGCGTTATCGACGACTTGCTGTATGACCTCGACGGCTACCTGAAAACGCCCCCGCAAGGCACATACAACGCTATCTACGACCAGATTGTCTCGGTTGGTGAACTACTTTCGACCCGAGTCGTGGGTGTTTGCCTGGCACAGGTCAGCTTGCCCGTGCGTTGGCTCGATGCCCGACAGCTTGTTCGTACCGATGCTACTTTCCGCGAAGGACGTGTTGACTGGGCCGAAACTGCTTTGCGAATTACGAAAGCGGTTACTGGAGAGTTTGTTGCTGTTACACAAGGTTTTATCGGTCAAACCATTGATGGGCGCACAACAACGCTGGGCCGTGAAGGGTCTGACTATACAGCCGCCATTTTTGCGTATTGCCTGAATGCCAAAAGCGTTACGATCTGGAAAGACGTGCCGGGGGTGCTGAATGCCGACCCGAAATGGTTCGATGATACAGTTTTACTGGAAAAACTGACGTACCAGGATGCCATTGAACTCGCTTATTACGGCGCGACGGTTATTCACCCAAAAACGATTAAGCCGCTTCAGAATAAAAATATTCCGCTCTACGTCCGGTCGTTTCTGAAACCCGACGCGCCCGGCACGGTCATCGGTAACTTTGAGGGACATTTGACGATGCCGTCGTTCATCTTCAAAATCGATCAGGTATTAATTTCGCTACACCCGAACGATTTTTCGTTCATTGCCGAAGACAACCTAAGCCGGATTTTTGGCCGATTTGCGCAGGCAGGCGTAAAAATTAACCTGATGCAGAATACGGCAATCAGTTTTTCAGTCGTAGTCGATCAGAACGCTGACCGGGTACCCGCTCTGCTGGAGCAACTTCGCCAGGATTTTCGCGTGACCTACAACGAAAATCTGGAGTTGATTACCATTCGTTATTACGACCAAAGCACTATTGAGCGGGTGCTGATCGACAAAAAGTTGCTGCTGGAGCAGAAAAGCCGGTATACGGTGCAGTTGGTGGTGCGATAG
- a CDS encoding type IX secretion system membrane protein PorP/SprF, producing MFKKYLLLIALLSLSRLGFAQDPQFTQFYAAPLYLNPSFAGSAFAPRLTANYRNQWPAITNYVTTAIGFDHYFEKVNSGVGLLIMNDNQGQGRIQSTEIGLQYSYQFQVGETTFMRLGLQGSYVNRNINYFGLTTGDQFTDRGFITGSLSNDPALQGGMPQNKYVDFSTGGLFYSDWFWIGAAAHHINRPDQGFFVGGRDRLPMKGSLHAGLRIPLAGYTGLADELDREISFSPVVLYKFQGKYDQLDMGAYLTYAPLTIGAFYRGIPFKKYAQTINNHDAVALLAGYRMEKFSIGYSYDVTISTLGNSGGSHELSLSYIFEKPESRRGGARKRNRKLPCPKF from the coding sequence ATGTTCAAGAAATACCTACTGTTAATCGCTCTGTTGAGCCTGAGTCGGCTGGGTTTTGCCCAGGACCCTCAGTTTACGCAGTTCTACGCGGCTCCGCTGTATCTGAACCCGTCGTTTGCCGGGTCGGCGTTTGCCCCGCGACTAACGGCCAACTACCGCAACCAATGGCCCGCCATCACCAACTATGTAACCACGGCGATTGGGTTCGATCATTACTTCGAGAAGGTCAACAGCGGTGTTGGACTGTTGATTATGAACGATAACCAGGGGCAGGGGCGCATTCAGTCTACCGAAATCGGGCTGCAATACTCGTACCAGTTTCAGGTAGGCGAAACCACGTTTATGCGATTAGGGTTGCAGGGGTCTTATGTAAACCGAAATATCAACTATTTTGGTTTAACAACGGGCGATCAATTCACTGACCGGGGCTTTATTACAGGCAGTTTATCCAACGACCCGGCCTTGCAGGGTGGTATGCCGCAGAACAAATACGTCGATTTTTCGACGGGTGGGCTGTTTTACTCCGATTGGTTCTGGATTGGGGCAGCCGCGCATCATATCAACCGGCCAGACCAGGGTTTCTTCGTAGGTGGTCGCGACCGGTTGCCTATGAAAGGCAGCCTTCATGCGGGTCTACGCATTCCGTTAGCTGGTTATACCGGCCTCGCCGACGAACTCGACCGCGAAATCAGCTTCTCGCCGGTAGTGCTGTATAAATTTCAGGGCAAATACGATCAGTTAGACATGGGGGCCTATTTAACGTATGCTCCTCTCACGATTGGCGCGTTTTATCGGGGTATTCCATTCAAAAAATACGCGCAAACGATTAATAATCACGATGCTGTTGCCCTGCTGGCTGGCTATCGTATGGAAAAATTCTCCATCGGATATAGTTACGACGTAACAATTTCGACCCTCGGCAATAGCGGTGGCTCGCACGAATTATCGCTGTCATACATCTTCGAAAAACCTGAAAGTCGGCGAGGTGGTGCCCGCAAACGCAACAGAAAGCTGCCCTGCCCGAAGTTCTGA